The following DNA comes from Alosa alosa isolate M-15738 ecotype Scorff River chromosome 13, AALO_Geno_1.1, whole genome shotgun sequence.
CATAACAAATTATACTGATATGTCAGAAACCACCACCATCAAGAATCAATTGACAATGTAAGTTCTAAAGAGATCTGATCACTGATATCTGAATGTCATGGtaacctcaaaaaaaaaaaaaacttggatATTAGCAAACTAAGGCTTCATTGTAAACCTCTTAATTGAAGTGATAATGAAGCGGTTTGAAACATGTCTCAAAGCAGAACCTCACACAGGTAGAACAAAAAACAGTGCATAATAATAGTTACATAACAAGCAAGGGATAATTATCTTGTTCTCTTTTGATATTTCTGTGAACTCATTCATGGTTTAGCTCTTTGAGACATGAGAATTGCACCTGAAATTCATTACCCTATGTACGatcactccctctctgtcacacacggACAAAtgtgcctacacacacaaacatgcacaatcTTTTACCTGCTTTCTGAGTTTGAAGTATCCTCTCGTAGACCCCCTCAGAATTTTCCAATAGTGTTTTACTGGTCTGGATCATctaccaaaaacaaaacatgaattTAGTGTACTGGACAGGATCATGTAATCCATTATGTCTACTCACAAAATGACCTGAGATAACCACTGCATCCCTTTCAAATATGAAAAGGATGAGCatagtagtttttttttaaagcttagTTACCAGAAGTGTTCAGAAACACGAAGGACGTTATCAGATTCAAGTGCTGTGTGGTATAAGCTCACAAtttcacggatcatcattgcccttggacattttcagttggtttggaaattggactaattttaacatcacctttcccctttttaaatatattttctttttttttcactttttatttgtttatttgttttgttgtctgtcttgtatgtcttggtctcacgggtacgctggcgactacgccgctccgtccagcattttttgtatttgttattttttaaatgtatttgtcatgtcttgatgtcatgggcacgctggcgactacaccgctttaaaaaataaaactgacttgacttgacttgacttgacaaaatGGCTGCTAAATCGTGAGCACAAATGGCTTCAGAATCAATAgatgaatagaatagaatagaatcagttCCTGGACTTCTCACTTCCTCCTGATGATACTTCAGAGGCACATATCTGGTAATAAcatcataaataaaataaagaagcATCCACCCCACAGCCTCCTAAGATAGAACTACAGAGGGATGCGTGTAAATAACTATAGTCTTGTTATGAAATGACACCTTGAGCTATGCTTCAGTTGGATCGCCTGGACTTTTACTGCCGTTAGTGCCATTTATCTGCCAAGGTTATTTTTCACTTTAATTGACTGCACACACTTTTATTGACCTCCAGACTGTTTTAAGTTCCCATGGTTGTTCTTATCGTACAACCAGAGGCCTTGGGAATCCGTTTACACTTCTTAAGCCCCAAAAATAACATCTCAAAGCATGTCCTACCAACCAATTGAGCATAATGGTTCTGGGACTAAAGCAAAATTACCGCATGTGTTTGTCAGAAATACAATCACAACTGATTTAGTCAGGCCAATCTAAATTACCGTATCTGTGTTGAGTCTATTTATCAATCTATAAGAACTGCTGCCATTATGTTTTCACTGGAGGCACGTATAATCTAAAATTGGAAAGGACTTCAGCGTGATTCTCACATTGCTCCACTTTACATCCCATTAGTGCCACAGGTATGACTCTTTATACAAAGAATGTCACTCTAATTGATTTATACATTCCCGTAGTGACTTAAGAGAACCAAAAGGTCATGTATTAAAAGGGCACGGTGTCtgccaagagagagaaaaacacagaaaaaaggAGGACGGCTTTGGAGTACATTTCTATGTGACAGTCTGTAGTAGGAGCAGTGCCCGGTGGTATGGACATTGGAGGCAATCAACAGAACAAGCAAACTGTCCAGCTGTCCTGGTCAAAGTCATGACTTGAAAATCATTACAGGCAGCAAGCTTATAAAAAGCATAACTTTAAGTTGAGATAATaaaatacactcttaaaacgaatgtgttgtccctatctggacatggccatattctactgcccttcattctattcttactgttctttttttattcttctactctttgtatggtatttattttttttattcttatatgttaagtgtgttgtactttgagggcaaagattaaccggagtcaaattccttgtttgtttacgcaaacctggccaataaagctgattctgataaAAAGatgggttaaaaaaaacaatgcaagttgtgtcgttttcaatgcaagttgtgttatttaatattgtgtaacaaataaaaaaaagcaatgtgttggaaacaacacaaactatgttgtccctatctggacagagatgtgttaaaaacaacgcaagatGTGTTGTTTTCCACACATTCCTTTTAAGAGTGTAAGGATGGCAGTGACCCATCCATGCAGGTTTCATCATTCAGGTCACATGCATTACACACTCTTGCTGTGAGACAGGAAGACAAGCTGCTTGGGGGAGGGAAGTGGAGGGGCGGTGCCGAAAAGGAGGGAGTGTGGCATCAGCTTTGCATGAAGGGGGCTGTTTGTGACATTCCACAGCTGCAGCACCAGATTCAAGGCTGCCATGCCCACTGTGATTACACTACTAATGGGTGAAGAAATTACAGCCTTGGTGGCTGACCCACCACAACGGGGGTATTTATAGTGCAGAGGCACTCAGGGCGGAGGATGTGAACTCCGCAGCATGCCTCTTCGGCTCAGTGTGTGCTGGAGCAAGGCGAGCCAGGATCCGCTGCCCCACAAGAATGCAGTGCACTGTTTTGATGTAAGCCTGTGTTTCTCCAGACCACTGAGTTACACAAGGCCAggctgtaatgtaatgtatgggACAGCCCTGATCAAACGGCACTGCACAGGAGCAGAAACATAAAAGTGAGACCACAGGCTCCCAGAGCTGTGGACTATGGTAGTGTTCTTTTGATCTAGTTTTTGTCACCGCCGTCCATTGTTCACAGATAAATCCCATCAACAAAGTCTTGTCTCATGGCTGTGACCGTGTCTTGTCATTGTCAGCCAGTTGACTAATGATCCAGCAGGGACTCTGAGACACCATCCAGTGTGTGTCTATTAAAATGCAGAACAGTGCCTGGTCTCGAgtgtacactctcacacagtgaTTTTTGGTTTGGGTTCATGACAAGTGCATCTCCTCAAATGGGCACGCTAGAGTATTTCCATCTTGTGGTTCATGATTTATTGACAGTGTTCTGTATTTCACAGTGTCTTTCAATCAATGTGACATTGTACTTCACAATACTGTCACTGTCTGATCTCTAAGTAACTCCACTTCTATTTCTATCATCAGATTCTAGCAGTTTGCTGTAATCTTTCAAATAGCTTTAATTTTGCTGATGAACACACATCCACTTTCTCCAAAAGATTAAGTATTCATCAGATAACATCAGCGAATGAACATCTACTTTATTGAAGATACACTTTTCTGACAATAAAATCCATATCATCATTTGCTTGAGTGATTGAGTGCCTAACAAACTGAACACAATCTAAATAACTTTAATGTGAGCTGGCATTTGTAGTTAAGACTGCTATTTATAAAAACTGCCTTTCTGCCCTATTGAACAATTCACTTATTTTTTACAGACATCCCTTGTGTCTGAACACAGTGTGCCTTTTCCACTCTGGAGAAGGATCCATAATGGCCACATTAAGTAAATGGGATTCAAAGCTATGCTAATGGCCGTCTGTGTTGAGCTGTAGTCCTCTAACCTCTGCTGTTCCACAGTTAAAGCAATATGCACCCATTTGTCACCTTCACGCATGCCTCCCTGTGGATAACATTATATGCTTAATACAAAATACATTCTTAGTCAAGTGAAATGTCAAAGTATGCATATTTTATGTTCATTATAATGCATTGTAATTGCAAATTACTTTGATGAGATTTTTTTACAGACCTGGCCACAAACTGGACCTCTCAGTTAGAGTGATGTAGCTTTCAGTTTTATTTACAGGTTTttaagtaaataaaataaaacacatattGCTACATTATATTTAGTTTTGTATGGAAAATAGCATAACATATTTAAGAGGCTTGTCAATGTTCACAGCGTAAGCATTTAGAAATGATGAATCAATATGGGAGTGTCTGAAACGACCTTACATAACAACGGTCTGCTGTGTAAACAACATCCCTATTATTTAAAACAACATCATTCCGCTTATCACCCTGCATGTTTCAAATAATCAAAAATCTGGCAAAACTCCACCTTTGATCCCTTGTCAAAGAGCTTAGACAACAAAGTACTGCAAAAAATCTGAACCTGCTGTTGTGTTCTGTGATTGATATCTCAGGTGTTTAAAAGGTAATTAAATACTAATGGAATACAATTTAGTAGTACACTACTTTTAGACATGCACAAGACAAGTAAGGATTGGTGATTCTTTTGCCTGAGCCATTTCTCATAAAAGTGTATACAAATTTGTGATGATGTGACGTGTTCTATTTGAGCGTTTTGAGGTTGACTTGATAAGCTTCTCACCGTGTCATAGGCCATGATAACTTTCTTCAGCACCTCTGGGAGGACACCTTGGGGCTCCATGGAGGGGTACTGGTCTTTCAGGTTAAACAGCAGGACAGGACTGTTGTCTGGCCCTGTCAGACGAGACGACAGAGCCAGTATGCACTGCTTCAGGTTCGCCACCGCCGACAGACCACATAGCTCTTTGAAGGACACTATTGCATTCTGCAGAGTCaaagtcacacagacacacattgtgCGCAGTCTGTAGGATTACTACAACATATAGTAATTCAAGATATTAAAATTTAACTACATTTACCATGCAACAGATTGTTCATTTAGAGTAAGTGTAAGGCCACTCTCTTATGATGTAGTAAATTCACCAGCTTCCTTAAATGAAACATATTTGATCTCTAATCAACAAGAGCTGCAACAGGAAGTGGTTTCCACATGTGTTCCCTGTCTGACTGTAATGCACAAAAGCAATgtttgcacacagacatatgcataTACAGGGGGCCAAATTTACACACTGCGAAAACAATGGCAAGGAcagtgggagaaaaaaaaaacaatatattttaaGCCTCATAGTTAGCTGTTTGTTTTTGAATGGAAAATGCAATGTAAACAAAGCTCAGAAAATAAACTCAATGTGTTATGAAATACCAAAACACAGCAACCCTGTCAGGAAACAAGACACCAAGGAAACCATCATTGCCCTGAGGAACTTAGTGAATGTCTGAGGGCTTTCAAAAGAACTAGATCTCAAATGAATGTTGTATGTAGTGGACCTAATATAAAAGGTATTAGAAATTGGTATTCTGTTCTGGAAGAGTGAGAAGCGAAAGCAATATATTTGGGCTTCAGTGGAGAAGGTGGGGAAATAACAGCATATCCTGGTTTCCCCTTGTTTTCACAGTTGCTTTGTATTTTATGACAGTAACACTGCTACTGCTATTCTTTAGTCAGCTTAATATTCTTTATAGATGTATTACCGAGAGATACAGTACTTACAGACATACCAGGCAGTATTATATAAGAGGTTTTCCATTTTAAATTTTAAACGGAATTCTGATAAGCTGCTAGGAGCTACCTGTGGTTCTGAACAGAGCCCACTTCCAAGGGCTTGGTGTGGGATCTTACCAGTGCGCCATTCAGCTTTGAAGTCTCCTTCAGTTCTGTCTTGCCAGTTGCACAACATCAAGGTATTAGGTTATTTCAGCTCTGATTAAATCACGCCTAGGGGTTTTGTTTTGCCCCAAAAGGGGTTCCCACTACAGATGCACAGGGTCTTTTGAAGTACAGCTGGCTGTGATCTATGCTTGACACTGAGGTAATTTTCATAAAGACCAAAGACACTGCCCTCAATAAAATAAGCGGATCATTCACCTCCCCTAACAATGACTCCGTATGACGGTTTTACAATATGATATGACCATGTCTTTCAAAAACATAATGAGGGTGTTTAGTATGTAAATCATTACCTGCACATTTTCTCTGAGGTCTGTGGCTTCTCTTAGTGGCAGTGTAGCAGTCTTGAAGACATCATCCACATTCTTTATGAGCAGTATCCTCATGGTGGCATACTCACGGCTCCTTTTACCCTTTCTTACAGATAGACCCCTCTTGTGGGGTTTGCCCCCACCTCGGCGGTTGGTTATGGCCACATGCACAAACAGCCAGGTATGAGGAAGGACTTCTCCAGTGAGTGACTGAAGTGGAATATGGCGAAAGCCTGGCTGCAGGCATTCAAACGGAATTGTGTACTGGCCAATAAACTCATCCCCAATGTAGTCATCATCCAACACCACAAAGCGTACCATTGCTAACTCCGGGAGGTTGATTTGAAACTCACAACTTTCATCGAAAAGGGGATTGTCCCCGTTTTGATTGACAGTTTTAGTCCTTTGCTCAGCGCAATCTGCAGGAATGCCGTGGATCTCCACATATATGTAGGGGTCCACAACATCCCCTTTGGCACCTGAGCCCTTAGGTTTAGGAAAATTTTGTCCACTGATGATCTTTATGTGCAAGAGCTGGGGAGACACACCGGGCACTGAATCTTTAGTATTGGCACTGAAATAAGAAACCTGTTCCCTCATAATGGCTGGACGCAGAACATAGCCACAATTACCATTCTGTCTGAACCAGCCGATATTCAGGTCCATCATTAAACCAGGGGTTTGGTAATTCATGGCCACTATCTGGCAGCCACACTTCCAGAAGTCCTGAGGATTCATATTGCTGGAGTCTATTCGCATTGGACTAGGGTACACACGAGCCAGGAATTTCTTGTTGTAGTTGACAAAGTCCCCAGGGAAGTCTGTGGCACATCTGCCTGCAAAAACTTCATTAAATGAGCAAAGTTCCCAGTGCTTCTGGTTCTGAAATGCCATTGGGAAGTCTTTGAACTCAATGGATTTGCACAGAGTCACCAGGTCTGAGAGGTCTTTGGAGAGCTGGAGTTTCTTGGGCAAGGCGACTGTTTGCTGCTCACCACTATCAATGTTCATCCTCTGAGACATCTCAGCCCCTTCATCCTCGTCAGTCACTTCACCCTCTGAACTTGTGCATGAAGGGGGCAACTTCTTACCCTTCAGAAGAATTCTGCCCTTCAAAGCTGAGGGAGAGGGTAGGTAACTGTCCTCTGGTTTGGGGGTACCTGTGTAGAGTTTATCCCCCAATATTTTTTTGAGGTGTTGAAACATGACCCTCTGCTGCTTTAAGGAACAGTGGTTTTCCAAACAGACTATCAGAGGGTACTCAGAAGCAACAAATGCGTATTTGTTAATGATGTCTATGACACTGCGGAAGACGATCTGTGAGGTCATTGTATGTCCTGTATAAATGACCGGCTCATTGTCTGGCCCATCCCAAACATCCAGCTCTACACTACGGCAACCCATCTTCAGAGCACGGATATATCCTGTGATGTCAGAAGGTCCCCTGAATTGATCCTCAATCAGGTAGGTATTGTGGGATGCATTGATGTAGTAGTGGGACAGTGGCTGGGTCATATCTTGGCAAACTGTCTTTTGTTCTGGTTCAAAAATGTGGCAGTCAGGCGACATGAGGTAATTGGTGAATCCATCAAGGGAGAGCCAGCCTTTCTGTTGGCCCTCTTTGGAAGGTTCGTACTTCTGAATGACCTCCAGACTGGTGTCCTCGCTGACTTGGGCCATGCCTTGCTCTGCCTCCAAAAATATCATTAAATCTTTAGTATCAAGGAATTCCTTGTTACTAGAGAATTGGACGAGCAAAAAGTAAATTTCTGGTCTCGTGCAAAGGTCATGGAAGACCTCAGTGAACTCTTCCAGACTCACatcacatccagtcttttcttTTAACTTGTGCAATTCTTTGAACTTCAGCTCAATCTTCACGTTTTTGAGTCCAGGGTTTAAGTTTTTGATCAGCTGCACAGCAGTACATAAACTAAGGTGTTTGCTACCATTGACATCAGCTTCCTCAAAGAGTTCACTAAGCCAGGATGTTCGCAAGTTGTTCTGGCTGCTTTCAATcatgtttaatgtgtgtttcCCATATGATATCAGATACCTGAGTCCAGTTACCCAAATATTGGCCACATCTGCAGAATTCGCTACCAAGTCCAGGGATTCATAGTTCTCTCCACAGATTATCGAGAATGCACAATCCTCTGATATCTGATCAGAAACACCATTGGTTCTGAAGGTGTCCGTGTTCTTGCCAGTTCGCACCTCTCTGATAGATTTGATGTCGATCTTGGCCTTGTCAGACTCCTTCTTGGAAGGCTCCCATCGGAGGGACTGCATGTCGGCATCCAGGAGGAAGTACCGGTGGTACACACGGGAGTTGGACCGCACCTTCCTCAACTCGGACCCTTCCACCATGGCATTGATGCAGTCGCTGGCACTGCTGATCTTCTTCTCTGTTGGCATGCTGCTGAATGAAACAGTTTTCTTCCTTTCCTTCCGCTGCCTTGAGCCATcctggggaaaaaaagagttCAAACTGTCACAACACATGACATTCCTGAATTATTTCATGTGGCCTGATGATGAATCATTGACAGAGATAAAAGGCCAAATGCAAACAATTTCGCTAGGGACTATTAAATAAAgtgtaaataaagaaaaaacggGAAGTGTCGTATAACACTGCAATAGGTGACTTTTTTATTTCAATGTGTTGCAAAGTGTCGTATTACACTGCAATACGTGACTTTTTTATTATAATGTGTTGACTAAGAGTGTTCAGTAGATTAAAAGGCCACttcaaattatttattttatttcagcaATGTACCATCTGATGCTCTAAGCACTGGCTAATTAATCACTCTTATGATTCATTAGCTGAAGTTATCACAAATTACAATTATAACTGCTTTTGTCATTTGCACTTAGCTCAAAGCAACATGATGCATGGGGCCGGATATTCCCCATTTAGAATGCTAAAGTGAAAAACTACCACTACAAAAGGAAATGCTATGGTTTATGTGTGAGTTTCAGAAGGTgacaacacattcacacattcctTTACGGAAATTACAATTTAGTTCATGACATTGAATTTCAGAAACATTATGGACATTATTCATATTTTTTGGCATAAACAAAAATGATTCCTTCCTTAATAGATATACAGTTGTGTGAGAACCATTAAGTTTGGGGCAGTACTGTAGAGATGTGCTATGTAAAGTGCTAAAAAGGCTCTTTGAGTGAAAAAATAACCAGTGAAGTGTGTGCCCTGTTCTATGAAGAGTTCTGTGCACGTATGAAGTACTCTTAATGAGCTTTTTGGAAGAGCAAAGAGGAAGCACTGCTCAACCAGCACATACAATTGGACAATCCATCTGAGGCTATATGGCGAGAATTGCGACCGGGGCAACAATGATTCTATCAATACGTGGGCCTTGTCACTACATTATTGAGATTATTTCCCTTTTGTGACACAGGAAGTATTACAATTCGATCCTGCGGTACATAACGATTTAATTCTCACATATATTACATTTCATAAACTGGTATTATCTGCAGCTACCTTGGTGTAGTACATTTGTCCTCAACTGACTTTCTTTACGATTTTTTTCTATGATGCAAGAGAAGAGCAAAGTGTTGTGCCATCCTGTGGACTTCAGTATCAATATTATCACAACTGATGTACtaccaaaataaaataaaactcataatgttaaataaataaatacagtgaTACTTGGCACTGCTCTAATGACATTGTACCAAAAATATCACTATACTAAACTTAATACTTTTCCCCCTCCTACCTCTATGTGTTTCTGTTACAATGACACTTTTGTAGTTTTGTTAAGAGTGATGAGATAAAACAAGAGGCCTAGTCAAGTTCAGATACATTCTTGTGGCCAACAGCATAAAGCACTGTGGTGTGGGAAGAAGAATGTGGTTACCATCAACACTGTCACTTTCCAGAAAAGTCACGAAGCAGTGGAGCTACCCACTTTCCACAGAAGCGTTAGATATCTCAACTTCACAAATGGGTAGGTTACAATAGGAAGTAAAATGTATACTGACTAACAAACAGTTACAGTAATTCTGGTCTGAAAGCTTGGATGCACCCTGACCTATGCGGTAGCCTACTCATGCAGACTACTCGCCAGCATAGACCTGTCACTGAAACTCTTACATGGGAATTGTCATCAACCCTAGCAACTGAGCTCGTCTTagaagttgtcatttttccttagtAAGTATAAtataagtatgtatatatactcttttgatcccgtgagggaaatatgGTCtcagcatttatcccaatccgtgaattagtgaaacacacttagcacacagtgagttgaaacacacactaatcctggcgcagtgagctgcctgcaacaacagcgggctcggagagcagtgaggggttaggtgccttgctcaagggcacttcagccgtaccTACTGGTGTCTCTAACTGACACAGTATGCATAGGGTAGGGTGCCTTCTTATTTCTgttttcaaaacaaacacactactGCTGCACCTTTAatgtatggttatggttatgggatttggcagacgcttttgtccaaagcgacatacatgTAATGTAGTCCAGACTGAATGGATGCCATGAACAGGAAGGTCAAGCTGAGGTTCAAGAATGATGTGAACTGCATCCATCAAAAGAGATGAAAAAGGCCTTCTTTGGCTTCTACAGGGATACTGTTGTCATTGCTCTCTGATTCATCCTCCTATTGCCATGGAATGAGGGCTGTGGATGCCCCCCTCTCGAGAAGTGACTGCGCCGCTTCACTTAGGGTGCCTGTCACAAGGCATTGTGGGTAGGCTGTGATGATTCTCCCCTGGAGCATCTAAGCCCACACATCTCATCATGttagcctgctgctgctgcatccaTGACATTTCCCAAGCCCCAGCTTGTGCCGCTCCACCGGGTCCTCCACATCACCTCCGCTCAGGTGGGAAGATGTCACAAACCTTTCCAGGCAGCACACGCGACACTACATGCAGCCTGTGTAAAACCACTCTCTGCAAAGACACAGTAGTCTCTAGTGTCAATGTGAGACGGCTCCATTGACCTTTGTGCATTCCCCCGGACTTAACATGGAAGTCTATGCATTTTAGCCAAAGGGTGATTGGAAGTCAATTGGAAAATCAGTCATGGAGTGCTAACAGAAAATATCACTACCAGAGTGTGAGGGGAAAGGTTGACTACTTTCAGGTCTGCATGCATTCTTCAGCATAGTGCATCAAAGACTTCTTTTAGCTTTGTAGACATTGTATTTAATGTGTGACATACGTATCCAAACACTCATTTTCAACAGATTTTCCAAGATAAATGTAATGCTTTGATCTGATGCAAGTGACTGTGGGATTATAGCGTCAACCGGCAGGCATAATGCACATCAGTTGGAGTGCACCCTTATTTTCCCAGTCAGATCATATTGTAGATCCAACAGTAATATTCCAAAACTGTAgggaaatatattttaaaaatgaaggaaaaaaaaacagatcatTTGTTTCCATAGCCTATGATCTGTGTGGTTTCTGTGTGGAAAATCAGCACTTGGGACATAATCAGTGTACTGTATCATCACAGCTCCTGCCAACACCCCCATGCTTCCAGTCTACATTTGAATACTTTGCAGGCTTTAACGAGGACTGAAAAAAAACCCAATGGTACTCTCCATGGAGTCGTTAACAGTCAAACCACACAGCCCCATGGCTGAACATTACATAAGCAGCCAGTCtagatgagagagaggtggagctTGCTTTCAGGGGTTGACAAAGACTAATGAATCACTTGACTGCAGGCTGTTGATCACAAATATTAGGCTACAGTTGGAAATGCCTGAAAGACCTTAAATAACTATGATTATACCATTGATATTCCAAAAGTGACATCACAAATGATTTATCGTCCTCATCCTCGTCCTCACCATGAGAGCACCGTTGCTCTCTGATGGGACTTCTCATATCATCCACCAAAATGCAGCCTCTAAGGCATGTGTTTCACAGTCTCTTCCGTCTCAAGTGCCAGTCacatttaattattttggcACTCGGGAAATGATTGACATGTGGTAAACAATACAGACAGCAATGGAAATAACCACAGCTGATGAACAAAACATGAATGCTATTGCCAAGATCACACATTCTCTGAAATGAATATCTTCCATGattttgtctgtgtttttgatttATCCTTGTTAATATGATTTTGAAATGTAGACACTGCTCTCAATCAAGTGGACTTACATCTAATATTAGACTGGACACAGGAGACTGACTGAAGAGTTTTGCTAAAATTATCCTAGATTCTGATGAAAAGCATCAC
Coding sequences within:
- the LOC125305520 gene encoding inactive phospholipase C-like protein 2 isoform X1, which codes for MAEFTENGGLTSSALGEKATVPSDETDGKGQCEVSVSNGECGLPSDMVASAIPDSEGLETANTSMLDAKSGIPRRTSIIKDGSRQRKERKKTVSFSSMPTEKKISSASDCINAMVEGSELRKVRSNSRVYHRYFLLDADMQSLRWEPSKKESDKAKIDIKSIREVRTGKNTDTFRTNGVSDQISEDCAFSIICGENYESLDLVANSADVANIWVTGLRYLISYGKHTLNMIESSQNNLRTSWLSELFEEADVNGSKHLSLCTAVQLIKNLNPGLKNVKIELKFKELHKLKEKTGCDVSLEEFTEVFHDLCTRPEIYFLLVQFSSNKEFLDTKDLMIFLEAEQGMAQVSEDTSLEVIQKYEPSKEGQQKGWLSLDGFTNYLMSPDCHIFEPEQKTVCQDMTQPLSHYYINASHNTYLIEDQFRGPSDITGYIRALKMGCRSVELDVWDGPDNEPVIYTGHTMTSQIVFRSVIDIINKYAFVASEYPLIVCLENHCSLKQQRVMFQHLKKILGDKLYTGTPKPEDSYLPSPSALKGRILLKGKKLPPSCTSSEGEVTDEDEGAEMSQRMNIDSGEQQTVALPKKLQLSKDLSDLVTLCKSIEFKDFPMAFQNQKHWELCSFNEVFAGRCATDFPGDFVNYNKKFLARVYPSPMRIDSSNMNPQDFWKCGCQIVAMNYQTPGLMMDLNIGWFRQNGNCGYVLRPAIMREQVSYFSANTKDSVPGVSPQLLHIKIISGQNFPKPKGSGAKGDVVDPYIYVEIHGIPADCAEQRTKTVNQNGDNPLFDESCEFQINLPELAMVRFVVLDDDYIGDEFIGQYTIPFECLQPGFRHIPLQSLTGEVLPHTWLFVHVAITNRRGGGKPHKRGLSVRKGKRSREYATMRILLIKNVDDVFKTATLPLREATDLRENVQNAIVSFKELCGLSAVANLKQCILALSSRLTGPDNSPVLLFNLKDQYPSMEPQGVLPEVLKKVIMAYDTMIQTSKTLLENSEGVYERILQTQKAAMEFHENLHDLALKEGLKGRKLHKSVESFTWNITILKGQADLLKHARSEVLENLKQIHYAALTCQLAKGGGMGGGSSRGSESRVRRSLQVIPEKEQSQENITDEEN
- the LOC125305520 gene encoding inactive phospholipase C-like protein 2 isoform X2, which encodes MAEFTENGGLTSSALGEKATVPSDETDGKGQCEVSVSNGECGLPSDMVASAIPDSEGLETANTSMLDAKSGIPRRTSIIKDGSRQRKERKKTVSFSSMPTEKKISSASDCINAMVEGSELRKVRSNSRVYHRYFLLDADMQSLRWEPSKKESDKAKIDIKSIREVRTGKNTDTFRTNGVSDQISEDCAFSIICGENYESLDLVANSADVANIWVTGLRYLISYGKHTLNMIESSQNNLRTSWLSELFEEADVNGSKHLSLCTAVQLIKNLNPGLKNVKIELKFKELHKLKEKTGCDVSLEEFTEVFHDLCTRPEIYFLLVQFSSNKEFLDTKDLMIFLEAEQGMAQVSEDTSLEVIQKYEPSKEGQQKGWLSLDGFTNYLMSPDCHIFEPEQKTVCQDMTQPLSHYYINASHNTYLIEDQFRGPSDITGYIRALKMGCRSVELDVWDGPDNEPVIYTGHTMTSQIVFRSVIDIINKYAFVASEYPLIVCLENHCSLKQQRVMFQHLKKILGDKLYTGTPKPEDSYLPSPSALKGRILLKGKKLPPSCTSSEGEVTDEDEGAEMSQRMNIDSGEQQTVALPKKLQLSKDLSDLVTLCKSIEFKDFPMAFQNQKHWELCSFNEVFAGRCATDFPGDFVNYNKKFLARVYPSPMRIDSSNMNPQDFWKCGCQIVAMNYQTPGLMMDLNIGWFRQNGNCGYVLRPAIMREQVSYFSANTKDSVPGVSPQLLHIKIISGQNFPKPKGSGAKGDVVDPYIYVEIHGIPADCAEQRTKTVNQNGDNPLFDESCEFQINLPELAMVRFVVLDDDYIGDEFIGQYTIPFECLQPGFRHIPLQSLTGEVLPHTWLFVHVAITNRRGGGKPHKRGLSVRKGKRSREYATMRILLIKNVDDVFKTATLPLREATDLRENVQMIQTSKTLLENSEGVYERILQTQKAAMEFHENLHDLALKEGLKGRKLHKSVESFTWNITILKGQADLLKHARSEVLENLKQIHYAALTCQLAKGGGMGGGSSRGSESRVRRSLQVIPEKEQSQENITDEEN